A single window of Caldimicrobium thiodismutans DNA harbors:
- the wrbA gene encoding NAD(P)H:quinone oxidoreductase has product MKVLIVYYSTYGNTYKMALEVAKGVEEVPGVEPVVRTVPELIPQEIIESREDMKRGRELQKDVPLVTLDDFRSAGAIAFGTPTRFGVVSAQLKNQIDKLSPLWQERALEGKPAGIFVSTATLHGGQEMTIFSLLPALLHLGMIFVGVPYSVQNLFTTKGGGSPYGPGHVAGPDNLRELDEDEKAILRAFGKRLAEIGLKLQK; this is encoded by the coding sequence ACTTACAAAATGGCCCTTGAGGTTGCTAAGGGAGTAGAAGAGGTTCCAGGGGTAGAACCTGTTGTTCGCACAGTTCCTGAACTCATCCCCCAAGAAATTATAGAATCACGAGAGGATATGAAGCGAGGAAGGGAGCTGCAGAAGGATGTTCCTCTTGTCACCCTTGATGATTTTCGCTCTGCAGGGGCTATAGCCTTTGGCACACCAACCCGTTTTGGTGTGGTTTCAGCTCAATTAAAGAATCAGATTGATAAGCTTTCACCTCTCTGGCAAGAAAGGGCTCTTGAAGGAAAACCAGCTGGAATCTTTGTCTCCACAGCAACCCTTCATGGTGGTCAGGAAATGACCATTTTTTCTCTTCTTCCCGCCCTTCTTCATTTGGGAATGATTTTTGTTGGTGTCCCCTATTCGGTTCAAAATCTTTTTACTACAAAAGGAGGAGGCTCACCTTATGGTCCAGGGCATGTGGCAGGTCCTGATAATTTAAGAGAACTTGATGAGGATGAAAAGGCTATTCTTCGTGCCTTTGGAAAAAGACTTGCTGAAATTGGTTTGAAACTTCAGAAATGA